One Castanea sativa cultivar Marrone di Chiusa Pesio chromosome 4, ASM4071231v1 DNA window includes the following coding sequences:
- the LOC142630538 gene encoding acetyl-CoA-benzylalcohol acetyltransferase-like has protein sequence MKVQILSRKFVKPATPTPPHLRSLKVSSIDQLQPPIHAAFILYYLANGDENGDHRSKRLEKSLSEILTLYYPVAGRYIKDKQMIDCNDEGVEFLEAQVSGQLAQLIQGEKLEELNHLLPRPIQSTSTPVALVQVNMFECGGLAMVLLISHNVADGIAATSFLNAWAKACRAEGINGVVHPRFDLASYFPPRENVPAMQPMKFGVPIITRRFVFNVAAISSLKEIAKGGDSDSESSTKHQPSRVVVVTAFLWKVLIAVSKARCGNLRPSILFHSLNLRGRTALPISDNSFGNQYMVANARFGGDSDSKVELHELVGSLQSSIRDALDDCMKPQNGDDLVSMVNNSMRNLQEELQSGEIDIYKFTSWCRFPLFEVDFGWGKPIWVSNQPKVVEMVSLTDTKDGDGIEAWVGLDEKNMSLFQNHPEVKAFTSQF, from the coding sequence ATGAAGGTTCAAATTCTGTCCAGAAAGTTTGTAAAACCAGCAACTCCAACTCCTCCTCACCTAAGAAGTTTGAAAGTATCATCAATAGATCAACTTCAGCCTCCAATACATGCGGCCTTTATTCTATACTACCTTGCCAATGGGGATGAAAATGGTGATCACAGGAGCAAGCGTTTGGAGAAATCACTTTCAGAAATCCTAACCCTGTATTACCCAGTAGCTGGGAGATACATCAAAGACAAGCAAATGATTGATTGTAATGATGAAGGGGTGGAATTCTTGGAAGCCCAAGTAAGCGGTCAACTTGCTCAACTTATCCAAGGAGAAAAACTCGAGGAGTTGAATCATCTTCTTCCCCGTCCAATTCAATCAACATCTACTCCTGTGGCACTTGTTCAAGTTAACATGTTTGAGTGTGGTGGGCTAGCCATGGTACTTCTCATTTCGCATAATGTAGCTGATGGAATTGCAGCAACTTCGTTCCTTAATGCATGGGCTAAAGCATGCCGAGCAGAAGGGATTAATGGAGTTGTTCATCCAAGATTTGACTTGGCTTCTTATTTCCCACCAAGAGAGAATGTACCTGCAATGCAACCTATGAAATTTGGAGTTCCAATCATCACAAGAAGGTTTGTGTTCAATGTGGCAGCAATATCAAGCCTAAAAGAAATTGCCAAAGGTGGTGATAGTGATTCTGAATCATCAACAAAACACCAACCTTCACGAGTTGTGGTGGTGACAGCTTTTTTATGGAAGGTTCTCATTGCTGTGTCTAAAGCTAGATGTGGGAACTTAAGGCCCTCTATTTTGTTTCATTCATTGAACCTACGTGGAAGGACAGCTCTGCCAATATCGGATAACTCATTCGGGAACCAATACATGGTGGCCAATGCTCGATTTGGTGGAGACAGTGATAGCAAGGTGGAGTTGCATGAATTGGTGGGTTCGCTACAGAGCTCAATAAGGGATGCGCTGGATGATTGTATGAAACCACAAAATGGGGATGATTTGGTTTCTATGGTGAATAACTCCATGAGAAATCTCCAAGAAGAACTTCAGAGTGGTGAGATAGATATCTATAAATTCACTAGCTGGTGCAGGTTTCCTCTTTTTGAAGTAGATTTTGGTTGGGGAAAGCCTATTTGGGTGAGCAATCAACCGAAAGTCGTTGAAATGGTTAGTCTAACTGACACCAAAGATGGTGATGGAATTGAGGCATGGGTGGGCTTGGATGAAAAAAACATGTCTCTGTTTCAGAATCATCCAGAGGTTAAAGCCTTCACCTCCCAATTCTAG